A genomic window from Massilia sp. METH4 includes:
- a CDS encoding alpha/beta hydrolase produces MKAFLYAGLTAGILVTPACSTLQPVAGSTVGSAVDDSRSFAPIRDNIPALNIPTASERQAQDAVDATRYYPAQAMWSDEPEFTPAAEGYVRGDGASLWYQDSGGAGVPIVLLHASTGSGASWRHQQAYFSQKGYRVIVYSRRGHFRSTVDSPAAQASDTADLLAVARHLQLPAFHLLGTAAGGFTAMDFALRHPDQLRSLIIASSLGGVDTPEFVAATARLLVPEFLALPSHIKELGPAYRALNPGGTQRWIALEELARQGVPRRPTMENRIDERALRRLQPPTLFLTGGADLYVPPALFALLRPHVRNASYAVIAEAGHAAAWEQPAAFNSAVLSFIAQH; encoded by the coding sequence ATGAAGGCTTTCCTGTACGCCGGCCTCACGGCTGGCATCCTTGTCACACCGGCTTGTTCGACCCTGCAACCGGTTGCCGGATCTACCGTGGGGTCGGCCGTGGACGACAGCCGTTCCTTCGCGCCCATACGCGACAACATTCCAGCCCTAAACATCCCAACGGCGTCAGAGCGCCAAGCCCAGGACGCAGTGGACGCCACCCGATATTATCCGGCGCAGGCGATGTGGTCTGATGAGCCGGAATTCACGCCGGCAGCCGAGGGGTATGTCCGTGGCGACGGCGCATCGTTGTGGTACCAGGACAGCGGCGGCGCAGGGGTACCGATCGTCTTGCTGCACGCATCAACCGGCAGCGGGGCTTCGTGGCGCCACCAGCAGGCTTACTTCAGTCAAAAGGGGTATCGCGTCATCGTGTATTCGCGGCGCGGGCACTTTCGTTCGACCGTGGATTCGCCCGCCGCCCAGGCCTCTGACACCGCCGACTTGCTGGCTGTCGCGAGGCACTTGCAATTGCCGGCCTTCCATCTCTTGGGCACCGCCGCCGGCGGATTTACCGCGATGGATTTTGCGCTGCGCCACCCGGACCAGCTCAGGAGCCTGATCATCGCATCGAGCCTGGGGGGAGTCGATACGCCGGAGTTCGTCGCGGCGACGGCGCGCCTGCTCGTCCCGGAATTTTTGGCCCTGCCCTCGCATATCAAGGAACTTGGCCCGGCCTACCGCGCCCTCAACCCAGGCGGCACCCAACGCTGGATCGCCCTTGAGGAACTCGCTCGACAAGGCGTGCCGCGCCGACCGACGATGGAAAACCGGATCGACGAGCGCGCCCTGCGGCGCCTGCAGCCGCCAACGCTGTTCCTCACCGGTGGGGCCGACCTATACGTGCCGCCTGCACTGTTTGCACTGCTCAGGCCCCATGTGCGCAATGCGAGCTATGCCGTGATTGCCGAGGCCGGGCACGCCGCCGCCTGGGAGCAGCCAGCGGCGTTCAACTCTGCCGTCTTGTCCTTTATTGCGCAACACTGA
- a CDS encoding intradiol ring-cleavage dioxygenase encodes MKKLLDYTSPKAHEEAPTEFLVRRKTVLTGLMGAVLTPVSSLLSPVFAQENIKQAAEIGDMLDKIPNMCRLATAALEGPYYIDQRILRSDIREDQPGIPLELELQVVNANASCAPVKGIAVSIWHCNAEGEYSGYLFNDPNKLPDMRSVNELGHVQEKDNERWLRGVQTTDANGKVKFRTIVPGWYSPRAAHIHVRAFLSDRMMMTTQLYFPQSLLNTIQATHKAYRHRGPSVYTNENDVVRRQTGIAGMEDVLKVTARDDGTLFASMALAAGHV; translated from the coding sequence ATGAAAAAGTTGCTCGACTACACCAGCCCTAAGGCACATGAAGAAGCACCAACCGAATTCCTGGTAAGGCGCAAGACTGTGCTGACAGGGCTGATGGGAGCAGTGCTGACGCCCGTAAGCAGCTTGCTCTCACCTGTGTTTGCGCAGGAGAACATCAAGCAGGCGGCGGAGATCGGCGACATGCTCGACAAGATTCCGAACATGTGCCGGCTTGCGACGGCCGCACTCGAGGGTCCCTATTACATCGACCAGCGAATCCTGCGGTCCGACATCCGCGAAGACCAGCCCGGCATTCCGCTGGAACTCGAGCTGCAGGTTGTGAATGCCAATGCCAGCTGCGCGCCGGTCAAGGGAATCGCGGTCTCGATCTGGCATTGCAATGCCGAGGGTGAGTACAGCGGTTACCTGTTCAACGATCCGAACAAACTGCCGGACATGCGCTCGGTGAACGAACTGGGTCACGTGCAAGAGAAAGATAACGAACGCTGGCTCCGTGGCGTGCAGACCACGGACGCGAACGGCAAGGTCAAGTTCCGCACCATCGTTCCTGGATGGTACTCGCCGCGTGCGGCCCATATCCACGTGCGCGCCTTCCTGAGCGACAGGATGATGATGACCACGCAGCTCTACTTCCCACAGTCGCTGCTCAACACCATCCAGGCGACGCACAAGGCCTACAGGCACCGTGGCCCTTCGGTGTACACCAACGAGAACGACGTCGTGCGTCGCCAGACCGGAATCGCCGGAATGGAAGACGTGCTGAAGGTGACGGCGCGCGACGATGGCACACTGTTTGCCAGCATGGCACTGGCGGCTGGCCATGTTTGA
- a CDS encoding integrase arm-type DNA-binding domain-containing protein, which produces MARQRWQGLTVMSVNAKKEPGYYGDGGGLYLRVAPGGSKSWAFFFNMHGRRCEMGLGSVKDKPLAVVREEAHRCRQFLSEGIDPIAHRKAQRQSAKDAVQKTRTFSECAIEYYESHRTSWRNQKHGKQWIDSLITYAFTIFGEKNINDIGKADILAVLEPIWVSRHETAVRVRQRMKAIFDWAAARDLRTTQDAHLWDQITRSLPRTKDLRKPKHFAACPYSQVAAVIQTIRACGASSSIRLAMEFTILTTARTGMVRLAVWSEFDMEKARWTIPAPRMKAGVEHRIPLSECALEILRERARNRPLKDARPTDLVFPPPGESRTVI; this is translated from the coding sequence ATGGCAAGGCAGCGCTGGCAGGGATTGACCGTCATGAGTGTCAACGCCAAGAAGGAGCCTGGCTATTATGGCGATGGCGGCGGACTCTATCTACGCGTCGCCCCTGGCGGCAGCAAGTCGTGGGCGTTTTTCTTCAACATGCACGGCCGGCGGTGCGAGATGGGCCTGGGTTCGGTGAAGGACAAACCGCTTGCCGTGGTTCGGGAAGAAGCACACCGATGTCGTCAGTTCCTTTCCGAAGGCATCGATCCTATCGCACACCGGAAGGCGCAACGCCAGAGCGCGAAGGATGCTGTTCAGAAAACGCGTACCTTCTCTGAGTGTGCGATCGAGTACTATGAATCACATCGTACTTCGTGGCGTAACCAGAAACACGGAAAGCAGTGGATCGATTCGCTGATCACCTATGCATTCACGATTTTTGGTGAGAAGAACATCAACGACATCGGTAAGGCCGATATCCTGGCGGTACTCGAGCCAATCTGGGTCAGTCGCCACGAGACCGCGGTGCGGGTGCGCCAGCGCATGAAGGCGATCTTCGATTGGGCGGCAGCCCGAGACCTTCGGACAACGCAAGACGCGCACCTCTGGGATCAGATTACGCGCTCCCTGCCCCGTACCAAGGACCTGCGTAAGCCGAAGCATTTCGCAGCTTGCCCGTATAGTCAGGTGGCCGCTGTCATCCAAACCATTCGCGCTTGTGGTGCATCCTCCTCGATCAGGCTAGCCATGGAGTTCACGATCCTGACAACGGCCAGGACAGGAATGGTCCGTCTGGCCGTCTGGAGCGAGTTCGACATGGAAAAAGCAAGGTGGACAATCCCTGCGCCGCGCATGAAAGCCGGTGTCGAACATCGCATACCGCTGTCGGAATGTGCCCTGGAAATCCTCCGGGAACGTGCCCGTAACCGGCCGCTAAAAGACGCGCGTCCAACTGACCTGGTCTTCCCTCCCCCCGGGGAAAGCCGCACAGTGATATGA
- a CDS encoding response regulator, translating into MLILNADDHEQARYVKTRLLRNAGFVVEEASNGADTLSMAAELRPGVVLLDVRLPDMSGIEVCRRIKMDPVMSAIRVIHISAAFITARDIALGIASGASRYIVVPYEPRELIAAIRHEST; encoded by the coding sequence ATGCTGATATTGAATGCCGACGACCATGAGCAGGCGCGCTACGTCAAGACGCGCCTGCTGCGCAATGCGGGGTTCGTCGTCGAGGAAGCGAGCAATGGGGCAGACACCCTCAGTATGGCTGCCGAGCTGCGGCCTGGCGTTGTTCTCCTGGATGTCAGGTTGCCGGACATGAGCGGCATAGAGGTATGCCGCCGGATCAAGATGGACCCCGTGATGAGCGCGATTCGCGTTATCCACATCTCTGCCGCCTTCATTACGGCACGGGATATCGCCCTGGGTATTGCCAGCGGGGCAAGTCGATATATCGTGGTGCCCTATGAACCGCGGGAATTGATCGCAGCCATCAGACACGAGTCGACCTGA
- a CDS encoding response regulator, producing MLKIVESQFRRQQLLRWIGKPYTKESLARKIRHVLANEKQRQVAGPTRFAAGGEVKPAPTDQIMRVLLVEDDTDIRDNTRDMLECLGYEVIAVGSAEEALARLALDIQVLVTDQQLPGIQGSDLVQLAKTRFPHLRVLIASGFGSVARLADVNSLPKPYTLEMLRTALQSVGAVV from the coding sequence GTGCTGAAGATTGTCGAATCGCAATTTCGCCGTCAGCAACTTCTGAGATGGATCGGCAAGCCTTACACCAAAGAAAGCCTGGCCAGGAAGATCCGGCATGTGCTGGCGAACGAGAAGCAGCGACAGGTCGCCGGGCCGACGCGGTTCGCAGCCGGCGGCGAGGTCAAGCCAGCACCAACGGATCAAATCATGAGGGTTCTGCTGGTGGAGGACGATACCGACATTCGCGACAACACGCGGGACATGCTTGAATGTCTGGGTTACGAGGTGATTGCCGTCGGCAGCGCGGAAGAGGCACTGGCAAGACTCGCGCTCGATATTCAGGTACTCGTGACGGACCAGCAACTGCCGGGTATCCAGGGGAGCGATCTGGTGCAACTGGCAAAAACCCGCTTTCCTCACCTGCGCGTGCTGATCGCAAGTGGCTTTGGCAGTGTTGCACGGTTGGCGGACGTTAACTCGCTACCGAAGCCCTACACGCTTGAAATGTTACGAACCGCGCTACAGTCGGTTGGAGCAGTAGTCTGA
- a CDS encoding ATP-binding protein: MSLRTMKVRTHIAWLVVAILLPTVLFSAAVLDLLLTAERKSALRSMQELARASVNVMDREMTFAMATAHALSTSRNLHEGNFEAFYAQAKAVNTDRGVNSALIDEFGQQVFNTVRPFGTRIPAPNALARARVKKVIDGGRPVYSGLIKGSATGKFVVSVEYPVTIRDGRRFVVNEWMFTDHLNKLLPTKHIPASWLISVFDRQGITLARNISPEKFIGTPPRPERLRTILANFEGLSRAYTRDGIEMYGAWERSSITGWSVGVGVPVAEIESIAVHSVALTACGFIIAIILAMGGAILFSRRLIGAIDQACAAAEAMPEYRIPPLLDLRVEEMNRLQMALHRAGHLLVAGELTRKQSLEEARTARMHAEHARKTAEDQSRAKDEFLAMLGHELRNPLAAIASGVTMLNMPGIDGERLSKVKAILQRQTQHLSQLVDELLDAHRILSGKIKLARAPTDLRDVVESCLASFEARGATTTHVLHAVLHSAVIEADPTRLEQMVSNLVDNALKYTPEGGSITVTVAIQGKDAVLEVMDNGIGLSPDLIDKAFDVFTQGKVINRAKGGLGIGLAVVNSLAMLHGAQLTAHSAGINQGSTFTLRFPLASRGTAAPSRPRIAASGNASVLIVEDNRDVREMTSMMLSELGFTVHTAENGESGIQAALAITPDVALVDIDLPDISGHEVASRLKGTPATSGIKLIAVTGYGQASDREKAREAGFDGHLTKPVPIEDVTSAIEQAIRPASSGSSHV; this comes from the coding sequence ATGTCTCTGCGCACCATGAAGGTCAGAACTCATATTGCATGGCTGGTTGTAGCCATATTGCTACCAACCGTCCTGTTTTCGGCAGCCGTACTTGATCTGCTGCTGACTGCGGAACGCAAGTCGGCATTGCGCAGCATGCAAGAACTGGCGCGGGCATCCGTGAACGTGATGGATCGGGAAATGACGTTTGCCATGGCGACCGCCCACGCTTTGAGCACGTCCCGGAACTTGCATGAAGGCAATTTCGAAGCGTTCTATGCGCAGGCGAAAGCTGTCAATACGGATCGGGGCGTCAACTCCGCTCTTATCGATGAGTTCGGGCAGCAGGTATTCAATACTGTCCGTCCGTTCGGCACGCGCATACCTGCGCCAAACGCGCTTGCACGGGCGCGTGTCAAGAAAGTAATCGATGGCGGCCGACCGGTATATAGCGGCCTCATCAAGGGTAGCGCAACGGGCAAGTTCGTGGTCAGTGTCGAGTATCCCGTCACTATCCGGGACGGGCGACGTTTTGTCGTGAACGAATGGATGTTCACCGACCACTTGAATAAGCTTCTGCCTACCAAGCACATCCCTGCTTCGTGGCTGATCTCGGTGTTCGACAGGCAAGGTATCACGCTCGCACGCAACATCAGTCCGGAAAAATTCATTGGCACCCCTCCGCGACCGGAACGGCTGCGCACCATCCTGGCCAATTTCGAAGGGCTTTCGCGCGCCTACACCCGTGACGGTATTGAAATGTACGGCGCCTGGGAGCGCTCTTCCATTACCGGCTGGTCGGTCGGTGTCGGCGTACCTGTAGCCGAGATCGAGAGTATCGCAGTGCACTCGGTGGCGCTGACGGCATGCGGGTTCATCATTGCCATTATCCTGGCCATGGGAGGCGCGATCCTGTTCAGCCGCCGCCTGATCGGCGCGATCGATCAGGCCTGCGCTGCGGCCGAGGCGATGCCGGAATATCGCATCCCCCCTCTCCTGGACCTGCGCGTGGAGGAGATGAACCGCCTCCAGATGGCCTTGCATCGTGCCGGGCACCTGCTGGTCGCCGGGGAGTTGACAAGAAAGCAGAGCCTGGAAGAGGCGCGGACCGCCCGCATGCATGCGGAACACGCCCGCAAGACCGCCGAGGACCAGAGTCGGGCAAAGGACGAGTTCCTGGCAATGCTCGGCCACGAATTACGCAATCCTCTTGCCGCGATAGCATCGGGCGTGACCATGCTGAACATGCCTGGCATCGACGGCGAACGTCTTTCCAAGGTGAAAGCCATCTTGCAGCGACAGACGCAGCACTTGAGCCAGCTTGTCGATGAACTGCTCGATGCACATCGTATCCTTAGTGGCAAGATCAAGCTCGCCCGAGCCCCGACGGATCTGCGGGACGTCGTCGAGTCCTGCCTGGCATCGTTCGAGGCACGCGGCGCTACCACCACACACGTGCTGCACGCCGTCCTGCACTCCGCGGTGATCGAGGCAGATCCTACGCGTCTGGAGCAGATGGTCTCCAACCTGGTCGACAATGCGCTGAAATATACCCCCGAAGGCGGGTCGATCACCGTTACCGTGGCCATCCAGGGCAAGGACGCGGTCCTGGAAGTAATGGATAACGGCATCGGCCTGTCGCCGGACCTGATCGATAAAGCCTTCGACGTGTTTACGCAAGGCAAAGTTATCAACCGCGCGAAAGGCGGCCTGGGTATCGGCCTGGCGGTCGTCAATTCACTTGCCATGCTGCACGGAGCGCAGTTGACGGCGCACAGCGCAGGAATCAACCAGGGCAGCACCTTCACGCTGCGCTTCCCCCTGGCCAGCCGAGGAACGGCAGCGCCATCGCGGCCACGGATAGCGGCATCCGGGAACGCCAGTGTGCTCATCGTGGAAGACAATCGCGACGTCAGGGAAATGACCTCCATGATGCTTTCCGAACTCGGGTTTACGGTCCATACCGCCGAGAATGGTGAAAGCGGTATCCAGGCCGCACTGGCAATCACCCCCGACGTTGCTCTGGTCGACATTGACCTTCCAGACATATCGGGGCATGAAGTAGCCAGCCGCCTGAAAGGCACGCCTGCCACGTCCGGGATCAAGCTGATTGCGGTAACCGGATACGGGCAGGCGAGCGACCGGGAGAAAGCGCGGGAGGCCGGCTTTGACGGACACTTGACGAAACCGGTACCGATCGAAGATGTTACCAGTGCGATTGAACAGGCAATTCGACCGGCTTCCAGCGGTTCCAGCCATGTCTGA
- a CDS encoding methyl-accepting chemotaxis protein, with protein MLSLNKISVRTLMTCTLIVLIVLAIAAGTAGLGLTRYAVNALQQINLSDVTALATVDKIRLHMETSRSQVLQALQHNPATEYAVMHDHPLDVHYGAIDRNAADIRQLWETYRGNVTSDEERSLADKWFETSGKLGTESTSSAARAIGAGDWDKAQTILIKTINPTYRNADADAKRLTAYLHERAERNRLLIDSRISAAAVWLSGGLLTALIFSIVAGRFMTTTVSRSLDEALTVARRVAEGDLSVRAEVRGSNEFARLLASLNTMSEKLSTIVGQVRAGTDGIAAASAQIADGNRDLSVRTEQQAASLEETASAMDELTATVKQNGEGAREASRLAKLASDVANKGGAVVANVVTTMATIDSSARRIAEITGTIDSIAFQTNILALNAAVEAARAGDNGRGFAVVASEVRALAQRSALAAKEIKELIGDSLAKVDAGSVLVAEAGRTMHDVVGNIESVTRIVMEISDASTEQAQGIELINRAVSEMDAGTQQNAALVEEAFAASAALHEQAAELAAQAAVFRIEQKQPPLRQQKPTPPRAGRSVLMHTAAC; from the coding sequence ATGTTGTCACTGAATAAAATTTCTGTACGCACGCTAATGACGTGCACGCTCATCGTATTGATTGTGCTGGCGATCGCCGCAGGTACGGCCGGCCTTGGCCTGACACGGTATGCCGTCAACGCACTCCAGCAGATTAACTTGTCCGATGTCACCGCACTGGCGACGGTCGACAAGATCCGCCTACACATGGAAACCAGTCGCAGCCAGGTATTGCAGGCTCTTCAGCATAATCCGGCAACGGAGTACGCAGTGATGCACGATCACCCGCTGGACGTCCACTACGGTGCGATCGACCGGAACGCTGCCGATATCCGCCAGCTCTGGGAGACATACCGGGGCAATGTCACGTCGGATGAAGAGAGATCCCTTGCCGACAAGTGGTTCGAGACAAGCGGGAAGCTCGGCACCGAGAGTACCTCTTCCGCGGCGCGCGCGATCGGAGCCGGTGATTGGGATAAAGCCCAGACGATTTTGATCAAGACGATCAATCCCACCTACCGTAACGCCGACGCCGACGCGAAGCGGCTGACTGCCTATTTGCACGAACGCGCCGAGCGCAACCGCTTGCTGATCGATTCCCGCATCAGTGCGGCCGCGGTGTGGTTGAGCGGAGGTTTGCTAACCGCCTTGATTTTCAGCATCGTTGCAGGTCGATTCATGACCACCACGGTCAGCCGCTCGCTTGATGAAGCGCTGACGGTTGCCCGTCGCGTAGCTGAAGGGGACTTGAGCGTCCGTGCGGAAGTGCGTGGCAGCAACGAGTTTGCGCGCCTTCTGGCATCCTTGAACACGATGAGCGAGAAGCTGTCGACGATCGTCGGGCAGGTTCGTGCTGGAACGGACGGGATTGCCGCAGCTTCGGCACAGATTGCAGACGGTAACCGCGATCTGTCCGTGCGCACCGAACAGCAGGCTGCCTCGCTTGAAGAGACCGCATCGGCGATGGATGAACTTACTGCAACAGTCAAACAGAATGGTGAAGGCGCACGCGAAGCCAGCCGATTGGCCAAGCTTGCCAGCGACGTGGCGAACAAGGGTGGTGCCGTTGTCGCGAACGTCGTGACGACGATGGCCACGATCGACAGCAGTGCGCGGCGGATTGCAGAGATAACCGGCACGATCGACAGCATCGCATTCCAGACCAATATTCTGGCGTTGAACGCCGCGGTGGAAGCTGCACGTGCAGGAGACAACGGGCGCGGCTTCGCCGTGGTGGCATCGGAGGTCCGCGCACTGGCCCAGCGCTCGGCGCTGGCGGCGAAGGAAATCAAGGAACTGATCGGGGACTCGCTCGCGAAGGTCGACGCCGGCAGTGTCCTCGTCGCGGAAGCTGGCCGCACCATGCATGACGTGGTCGGCAATATCGAGTCGGTGACGCGGATCGTGATGGAAATCAGCGATGCGAGCACCGAGCAGGCACAGGGTATCGAACTGATCAATCGTGCGGTATCCGAGATGGATGCTGGCACTCAACAAAACGCTGCGTTGGTGGAGGAGGCATTCGCCGCGTCGGCGGCCTTGCATGAGCAAGCCGCCGAGCTGGCGGCACAGGCAGCAGTCTTCCGGATTGAACAGAAGCAGCCGCCGTTGCGGCAACAAAAGCCGACGCCGCCACGAGCAGGACGATCAGTACTGATGCACACCGCGGCGTGTTGA
- a CDS encoding EAL domain-containing protein produces MISPAEFIPVAEESGVIVELGQWTLRAACAQSAQWYSEGRAGCAVAVNVSPRQFLHGDIVNAVKMALGESGLPAHLLELELTESVAVRDVDRAVSIMGALKQLGVLLSIDDFGTGYSSLSYLLRLPIDKLKIDRAFISALAENQRARAIVKGVIDICTGLGIDVVAEGVETAEQVALLTELGCSEMQGFYFGRPTAPDHLNTVLTVPAAIA; encoded by the coding sequence ATGATCTCACCGGCCGAATTCATTCCGGTCGCCGAAGAGAGCGGTGTGATTGTCGAGCTCGGACAGTGGACGCTGCGTGCCGCGTGCGCTCAATCGGCGCAATGGTACAGCGAGGGGCGTGCCGGTTGTGCCGTGGCGGTCAATGTGTCGCCCCGGCAGTTCCTCCATGGCGACATCGTCAATGCGGTGAAGATGGCGCTGGGCGAGAGTGGACTACCTGCGCACCTGCTTGAACTCGAGTTGACGGAATCGGTCGCCGTCCGCGACGTGGACCGCGCCGTCAGTATCATGGGCGCATTGAAACAGCTGGGGGTGTTACTAAGCATTGATGATTTCGGCACAGGGTACTCCAGTCTGTCTTACCTATTGCGCCTGCCGATCGACAAGCTCAAGATTGATCGCGCTTTCATCTCGGCGCTGGCGGAAAACCAGCGCGCAAGAGCGATCGTCAAGGGCGTGATCGATATATGCACGGGACTTGGCATCGATGTTGTTGCGGAAGGGGTGGAGACGGCAGAGCAAGTCGCCTTGTTGACGGAACTGGGCTGCTCGGAAATGCAAGGATTCTACTTTGGCCGGCCGACTGCGCCAGACCACCTGAATACCGTGCTGACCGTGCCTGCCGCGATCGCATGA
- a CDS encoding DUF3237 domain-containing protein: MKRYVGIAVMLSSFAAGSGPAWAADKETFEPPKPKLDYLARFTVDLEAPIWELGATSDLGRRRIIPITSGSFDGARLKGTILNNGADWQVVTAQGVAIIDTRYLLKTGDGALIYLQTKGFRYGPADVMAEVAKGNPVDPAKYTFRVTMSFETADPRYAWLNRAIGVGAAMRLGTAVVYDAYLLE; encoded by the coding sequence ATGAAAAGATACGTGGGTATCGCCGTCATGCTGTCGTCATTCGCCGCGGGATCGGGCCCGGCATGGGCTGCGGACAAGGAAACCTTTGAACCACCGAAACCGAAGCTGGACTATCTGGCGCGATTCACCGTGGATCTGGAAGCGCCGATCTGGGAGCTGGGCGCGACCAGCGATCTCGGACGCCGCCGCATCATTCCGATCACGAGCGGCAGTTTCGACGGCGCACGCCTGAAGGGAACCATCCTGAACAACGGGGCGGACTGGCAGGTCGTCACAGCGCAGGGCGTTGCGATCATCGACACGCGTTACCTCCTCAAGACCGGCGATGGAGCGCTGATCTACCTGCAGACCAAGGGTTTTCGCTACGGTCCGGCCGATGTGATGGCCGAAGTCGCCAAGGGCAACCCGGTCGATCCGGCCAAATATACGTTTCGCGTGACTATGAGCTTCGAAACGGCCGACCCGCGCTATGCGTGGCTCAACCGCGCCATCGGCGTGGGTGCGGCGATGCGTCTCGGTACCGCTGTCGTGTACGACGCCTACCTGCTGGAATAG
- a CDS encoding VF530 family protein, with protein sequence MRVQSLNGITLESLLTRLVEHYGWHELGRRIDINCFRSEPSVKSSLKFLRRTPWARAQVEALFLDTEFPD encoded by the coding sequence ATGCGTGTGCAATCCCTGAACGGCATCACCCTGGAATCCTTGCTCACCCGGCTGGTCGAGCACTATGGCTGGCACGAGCTGGGTCGCCGCATCGACATCAATTGCTTTCGAAGCGAGCCGAGCGTGAAGTCCAGCCTCAAATTCCTGCGCCGCACGCCATGGGCACGCGCGCAGGTGGAAGCGCTGTTCCTGGATACCGAATTCCCCGACTGA
- a CDS encoding DUF1080 domain-containing protein yields the protein MTVKTVATITGLLTLFSPSAQSQPQPDPKDTEVWAPEPPRVVPGASSGAPSDAIVLFGGQDLREWVSTTSTGQPAGWLVSDGVLTVRPGSGHIQTKRLFSDYQIHLEWRVPASAKGSGQGKGNSGLFLASTGIDSGYEIQILDCANNKTYANGQAASIYKQHIPLVNACAPAGEWQTYDVVWTAPRFATDGALLSPAYVTALHNGVLVQNHVEVQGESVYAGKPSYRKHGPAPIKLQDHGDAVSFRNVWVRPLRSDK from the coding sequence ATGACCGTGAAGACTGTTGCGACGATTACCGGATTATTGACGCTGTTTTCCCCCTCGGCCCAAAGCCAGCCGCAGCCGGATCCGAAAGATACGGAAGTATGGGCACCGGAACCGCCGCGCGTCGTCCCGGGCGCCTCCTCCGGCGCGCCATCGGATGCGATCGTACTGTTCGGCGGGCAGGATCTGCGCGAATGGGTGTCGACGACGTCGACCGGTCAACCGGCCGGCTGGCTCGTGAGCGACGGCGTATTGACCGTGCGCCCCGGCAGTGGCCACATCCAGACGAAGCGGCTGTTTTCGGACTACCAGATTCACCTGGAGTGGCGCGTGCCGGCATCGGCGAAGGGCAGCGGCCAGGGCAAGGGAAACAGCGGCCTGTTCCTGGCGTCTACCGGCATCGACAGCGGTTACGAGATCCAGATCCTCGACTGTGCGAACAACAAGACATATGCGAATGGGCAGGCGGCCAGCATCTACAAGCAGCACATCCCGCTAGTCAACGCCTGCGCCCCGGCCGGCGAATGGCAGACCTATGACGTCGTGTGGACCGCGCCGCGCTTCGCCACCGATGGCGCATTGCTGTCGCCCGCGTACGTCACCGCCCTGCACAACGGCGTGCTGGTACAGAACCATGTCGAGGTCCAGGGAGAGTCGGTCTATGCGGGGAAGCCGTCTTATCGCAAGCATGGTCCCGCGCCGATCAAGCTGCAGGATCATGGCGATGCGGTCAGCTTCCGCAATGTCTGGGTAAGGCCGCTCCGTTCGGACAAATAG